A DNA window from Hydra vulgaris chromosome 13, alternate assembly HydraT2T_AEP contains the following coding sequences:
- the LOC100203423 gene encoding nuclear cap-binding protein subunit 2 gives MAAGLSAYRDQHFKGTRADLEKKLEISTTLYVGNLSFYTSEEQIYELFSKSGDIKRIIMGLDRIKKTPCGFCFVEYYFREGAENAIRYINGTRLEDRIVRSDWDAGFEEGRQYGRGRSGGQVRDEYRNDYDPGRGGYGKLAQERNRADDSFDAESYSDIK, from the coding sequence atggcagCTGGACTTAGTGCTTATAGAGATCAACACTTTAAAGGAACGCGCgcagatttagaaaaaaaattagaaataagtACAACTCTATATGTTGGTAATCTTTCGTTTTATACATCAGAAGAACAAATATATGAATTATTCTCTAAAAGCGGCGACATCAAACGCATAATCATGGGACTAGACAGAATTAAAAAGACACCTTGTGGATTTTGTTTTGTAGAATATTATTTCCGTGAAGGAGCTGAAAATGCTATTCGATATATTAATGGAACAAGATTAGAAGATCGGATTGTTCGAAGTGATTGGGATGCAGGATTTGAAGAAGGTCGTCAGTACGGTCGAGGCAGAAGTGGGGGGCAAGTGAGAGACGAATACAGAAATGACTATGATCCTGGTAGAGGAGGATACGGTAAGCTTGCACAGGAACGTAACCGAGCAGATGATAGCTTTGATGCGGAAAGTTACagtgatataaaataa